A portion of the Stigmatella aurantiaca DW4/3-1 genome contains these proteins:
- a CDS encoding HNH endonuclease, producing MERLDFLNCIWCERPYPPAVQSREHVLPEFLGGNKTLPGGAVCKECNNNLNTWLDQPLKIQFQSLITHFDVRSGKRDSAASARVQVATNQGPIPATMLPGGQLTRPEHSRQARVRYGEEVLEEWIVRADVVEDFIDERRRHMNLVDVECIPLVLGAAFVNLRGKAEVLLRSTVRAGVNLVALKATELLSLPEFQGVRCYVLRSDCAVPEFRASASALLLKGGFEIKECRLEHAIFFYAEHGGSALFELRMFGDIFCRVQIAEEWSGPTTELKEQFLGGHQPP from the coding sequence ATGGAACGGCTTGATTTTCTGAATTGCATTTGGTGTGAGAGACCGTATCCGCCAGCAGTGCAGAGTCGCGAGCATGTCCTGCCGGAGTTTTTGGGGGGCAACAAGACTCTGCCGGGTGGCGCAGTTTGCAAGGAGTGTAACAACAATCTCAACACGTGGCTCGATCAGCCGCTCAAGATTCAGTTCCAATCACTTATTACGCACTTCGACGTGCGGAGTGGCAAGAGAGACTCGGCAGCGTCTGCTCGTGTCCAGGTGGCTACGAACCAAGGCCCAATCCCTGCAACCATGCTGCCAGGTGGGCAACTGACTCGTCCAGAGCATAGCCGTCAAGCACGCGTGCGGTATGGGGAAGAGGTGCTCGAAGAGTGGATTGTCCGAGCTGACGTCGTCGAAGACTTCATCGACGAACGCCGCCGGCACATGAATCTCGTCGACGTCGAGTGTATCCCCCTGGTTCTTGGTGCCGCTTTTGTGAACCTGCGAGGGAAGGCAGAGGTTTTACTCCGGTCTACTGTCCGCGCTGGTGTGAACCTCGTTGCCCTCAAGGCGACTGAGTTGCTTTCCTTACCAGAGTTCCAGGGGGTGAGGTGCTATGTGCTGAGGAGTGATTGTGCTGTGCCTGAGTTTCGTGCCTCGGCATCCGCGCTGCTTCTGAAAGGCGGATTTGAAATCAAGGAGTGTCGCCTGGAACACGCGATCTTCTTCTATGCGGAGCATGGCGGGTCTGCGCTATTTGAGTTGCGAATGTTTGGTGACATCTTCTGCAGAGTCCAAATTGCCGAGGAGTGGAGTGGTCCAACAACAGAATTGAAGGAGCAGTTCCTCGGCGGACATCAGCCACCGTGA
- a CDS encoding RDD family protein: MAVAVLRPFMSDFREAVESISEAQCSEHPGFSAAIACARCGTFTCAFCASSGAGLCFRCLHAAPELATCWARLAASLADGAALLLPSLFLGVLRCLALPGENAMQAPAIYIPAVFVLLVQANLIRGTGASFGKRLLGICVVRGDGRPAEVWRIVLLRNALPMALCGYCVWFGLVDALFLVGEERRCLHDWVAGTRVVKALGRGTRSLGGA, encoded by the coding sequence GTGGCCGTAGCTGTGCTGCGGCCCTTCATGTCCGACTTCCGCGAGGCCGTTGAATCGATTTCGGAAGCCCAGTGCTCCGAGCATCCAGGCTTCTCCGCCGCCATCGCCTGTGCTCGTTGCGGCACCTTCACCTGTGCCTTCTGCGCCTCGTCTGGGGCGGGCCTGTGCTTTCGCTGCCTTCATGCGGCTCCGGAGCTGGCGACGTGCTGGGCCCGGCTCGCGGCAAGTCTTGCTGACGGCGCCGCGCTCCTGCTGCCCTCCCTGTTCCTGGGTGTCCTCCGGTGCCTAGCGCTACCGGGCGAGAATGCTATGCAGGCCCCAGCAATTTACATCCCAGCGGTCTTCGTGTTGCTCGTGCAGGCGAACCTGATTCGAGGAACCGGTGCGAGCTTCGGCAAGAGGCTCTTGGGCATCTGTGTCGTCCGAGGCGACGGCCGTCCGGCGGAGGTGTGGCGCATTGTCCTGCTGCGGAACGCCCTCCCGATGGCGCTGTGCGGTTACTGCGTCTGGTTCGGCCTTGTGGATGCACTCTTCCTCGTCGGAGAGGAGCGGCGATGCCTCCATGACTGGGTGGCTGGCACGCGCGTTGTGAAGGCCCTCGGGCGCGGCACTCGTTCGCTGGGTGGTGCCTGA